A single Mesomycoplasma ovipneumoniae DNA region contains:
- a CDS encoding leucine-rich repeat protein: MKKLRKSLFLLLITSGSLLLTSCGVTTSRIELQNKKDESAKTQSQENDFIQKQTLTTEKTGDLLDNSEAQISQKPIFEQKIDQKSNLVSIPKSNNKSKIVKKQILKNFNQNKNHNQQQKQLLSPKNDNKTEIITKKQPEPAVFANFSQKYLQLENDVKNFINTELKELKHEFFRDKLNQVIDEVEYEKIRDQKNQNDSFFKNNIEKLTKIFDEVKTNYKSSTDFSQIIEPKIQVEKPKEKDENYYPLGIEKYQDYQGNLNSNNSAKSFMNLIDPKDVRNFEYQGYNEKNRKKVADFTKKLIDESKAKTDQEKIKIIFDWIVKNVKYAWNLSRIPAVEPSAVLEELYAVCGGYSNLYKAMLDSIGVKNSIVIGWSKFGPHQWNLVFDTKTKEFFHSDPTWGQFRRNDAEFAKDHKTFKILDSFYSENGQTYEYNLGVSLVSANTSDAKPAFEIKNKSKVVGISNDFLKKASKLYIGPNVTRIDYQSGTFSVKSIEVDPQNPYFASKNGVLYNKNLTKLIIMPEKYEFSSFALPKTVQEIEDYKFSLNAKNLEKITVEPGNYYFRDYGGILYNNDLSKIIFIPKNYKGKIITAKNVKLDPHTFANNPKITEIEISQGAKEIPDFTFNSLSSLSIIKIPQSLEKFSENAFVGIDLRKIKIIYPPNIDKNVANVLKKLKKMQ, encoded by the coding sequence ATGAAAAAACTTAGAAAATCGTTGTTTTTACTATTAATAACTTCAGGGAGTTTGCTTTTAACTTCTTGTGGAGTTACAACGTCACGAATTGAGTTGCAAAACAAAAAAGATGAAAGTGCCAAAACTCAATCTCAAGAGAATGATTTTATTCAAAAACAAACTCTAACAACTGAAAAAACCGGCGATTTGCTAGATAATTCAGAAGCCCAAATTAGCCAAAAACCCATTTTTGAACAAAAAATTGATCAAAAATCAAATCTAGTTTCAATTCCAAAATCTAATAACAAATCAAAAATAGTCAAAAAACAAATTTTAAAAAATTTTAACCAAAATAAAAACCACAACCAGCAACAAAAGCAACTTTTAAGCCCAAAAAATGATAATAAAACCGAGATTATCACTAAAAAACAGCCAGAACCGGCTGTTTTTGCAAATTTTTCGCAAAAATATTTGCAATTAGAAAATGACGTCAAGAATTTTATTAACACTGAATTAAAGGAGCTCAAACACGAATTTTTCAGGGATAAATTAAATCAAGTAATTGACGAGGTTGAATATGAAAAAATTCGTGACCAAAAAAATCAAAATGACTCCTTTTTCAAAAATAACATCGAAAAACTAACAAAAATTTTTGATGAAGTTAAAACTAATTATAAAAGTTCAACTGATTTTTCACAAATAATTGAGCCAAAAATTCAAGTTGAAAAACCAAAAGAAAAAGACGAAAATTATTATCCTTTAGGCATTGAAAAATACCAAGATTATCAAGGTAATTTAAATTCTAATAATTCTGCCAAAAGTTTTATGAATTTAATTGATCCAAAAGATGTAAGAAATTTTGAATATCAAGGCTATAACGAAAAAAATCGCAAAAAAGTTGCTGATTTTACTAAAAAATTAATCGATGAATCTAAGGCAAAAACTGATCAAGAAAAAATAAAAATTATTTTTGACTGAATAGTTAAAAACGTAAAATATGCTTGAAATCTAAGTCGAATTCCCGCAGTTGAACCTTCGGCTGTTTTAGAAGAATTATACGCTGTTTGTGGCGGTTATTCTAATTTATATAAGGCGATGCTTGATTCAATTGGCGTTAAAAATTCAATTGTTATTGGTTGGTCAAAATTTGGTCCACACCAGTGAAATTTAGTTTTTGATACAAAAACCAAAGAATTTTTTCACTCAGACCCAACTTGAGGACAATTCAGAAGAAATGATGCTGAATTTGCAAAAGATCATAAAACTTTTAAAATTCTTGACTCATTTTATTCGGAAAACGGCCAAACTTATGAGTATAATTTAGGTGTTTCGCTTGTTTCTGCTAATACTAGCGATGCTAAGCCTGCCTTTGAAATTAAAAATAAGTCTAAAGTAGTCGGAATTTCTAATGATTTTCTAAAAAAAGCAAGCAAGTTATACATTGGTCCAAATGTTACGCGGATTGATTATCAAAGTGGAACTTTTAGTGTTAAAAGTATTGAAGTCGATCCCCAAAATCCTTATTTTGCATCAAAAAACGGCGTTTTATATAATAAAAACTTGACAAAATTAATTATAATGCCTGAAAAATACGAGTTTTCTTCATTTGCTTTGCCAAAAACAGTACAAGAAATCGAGGATTACAAGTTTTCTCTAAATGCAAAAAATTTAGAAAAAATCACTGTTGAACCGGGAAATTATTACTTTAGAGACTATGGCGGAATTTTATACAACAACGATTTAAGCAAAATTATTTTTATCCCTAAAAATTATAAAGGCAAAATTATCACTGCTAAAAATGTTAAATTAGACCCACATACATTTGCAAATAATCCAAAAATCACTGAAATTGAAATTAGCCAAGGTGCAAAAGAAATTCCTGATTTTACATTTAATTCTCTAAGTTCGCTTTCAATTATTAAAATACCACAGAGTCTTGAAAAATTTTCTGAAAACGCTTTTGTAGGAATTGATCTAAGAAAAATAAAAATAATTTACCCGCCAAACATTGACAAAAATGTTGCCAATGTTCTAAAAAAATTAAAAAAGATGCAGTAA
- a CDS encoding PTS transporter subunit EIIB has product MKLISKIIYFLLQIFSFGLFAKRIKEKHNKTKSEITFDDKIGFKVDDLVKFLGGTKNIDSCDFTVSRLKIKLKSTESINVEEIGKLKGISGVVVGLNEINLIVGNKSKAIWKAINNFE; this is encoded by the coding sequence ATGAAGCTAATTTCCAAAATCATTTATTTTCTTTTGCAAATTTTTAGCTTTGGTTTGTTTGCTAAACGTATTAAAGAAAAACATAATAAAACAAAGTCTGAAATCACCTTTGATGACAAAATCGGTTTCAAAGTTGATGATCTAGTTAAATTTTTAGGCGGGACTAAAAATATTGACTCATGTGATTTTACAGTTTCTAGATTAAAAATTAAATTAAAATCAACTGAAAGCATCAATGTTGAAGAAATTGGAAAATTAAAAGGGATTTCAGGTGTTGTTGTTGGTTTAAACGAAATTAATTTAATAGTTGGTAATAAATCTAAGGCTATTTGAAAAGCTATAAATAATTTTGAATAA
- a CDS encoding MAG3450 family membrane protein: MYKKITKIPDFVFALIVIFIPISLIYIFFSPDFWQKEIISYWILAIIGILNFFVCFFASLILTRLKVVDFSFIFYYTVILFSLTFLLLTYPLNSTRALLILRVVLVLISIFLIIPSLIIKKKIANRLYKNKLKSTNK, encoded by the coding sequence ATGTATAAAAAAATAACAAAAATTCCGGATTTTGTTTTTGCATTAATTGTAATTTTTATTCCAATTAGCTTAATTTATATATTTTTTTCGCCTGATTTTTGGCAAAAAGAGATAATTTCATATTGAATTTTAGCCATTATTGGGATTTTAAATTTTTTTGTCTGTTTTTTTGCGTCATTAATTTTAACTAGGCTAAAAGTGGTCGATTTTTCTTTTATTTTTTATTATACTGTTATTTTATTTTCACTAACTTTTTTACTGCTTACCTATCCGCTTAATTCAACAAGAGCTTTGCTAATTTTACGAGTTGTTTTAGTTTTAATTTCGATTTTTTTAATTATTCCGTCATTGATTATCAAAAAGAAAATTGCTAATCGTTTATATAAAAACAAACTAAAATCAACCAATAAATAG
- the trpS gene encoding tryptophan--tRNA ligase: MKKRLVSGITATGNLTIGNFLGSIKPSLSFQDQYENFIFVADLHALTLPIDPEKLTQNRASIFAFYLACGFDPEKTVLFFQSDVSAHSELFWLLQSQTTIGELSRMTQFKDKSRQKQENNTEKVPTGLLTYPILMAADILLYNPDFVTVGADQLQHLELTRKIAHRFNKIYKTDFAIPKAIISQNAQKIMSLTDPTKKMSKSTSQKNSAIFLSDSPQEAYNKIQRAKTDSENKIYFSQEKPGINNLLNIYMGFTDKTQEETLNFFQDQSYKFLKETVGTIVANFLEDLQKKHQKMLQFVDDFAKNGAKKANQIANSNLKTIKQKMGL, translated from the coding sequence ATGAAAAAAAGATTAGTAAGTGGAATAACTGCAACTGGAAACTTGACGATTGGAAATTTTCTCGGTTCGATAAAACCGAGTCTTTCTTTTCAAGATCAGTACGAAAATTTTATCTTTGTCGCCGATCTTCATGCCCTTACTTTGCCAATCGACCCAGAAAAATTAACTCAAAACCGGGCTAGTATTTTTGCATTTTATCTTGCATGCGGTTTTGATCCTGAAAAAACAGTGTTATTTTTTCAATCTGATGTTAGTGCTCACAGTGAACTTTTTTGACTTTTACAATCCCAAACAACAATTGGCGAGCTCTCAAGAATGACGCAATTTAAAGATAAATCTCGTCAAAAACAGGAAAATAATACCGAAAAAGTTCCAACAGGCTTGCTAACTTATCCAATTTTAATGGCTGCAGATATTCTTTTATATAATCCTGATTTTGTAACCGTTGGCGCTGATCAATTACAACATTTAGAACTTACACGAAAAATTGCTCATCGTTTTAACAAAATTTATAAGACAGATTTTGCCATTCCTAAGGCAATAATTTCCCAAAATGCGCAAAAAATAATGTCACTTACTGATCCAACCAAAAAAATGTCTAAATCAACAAGCCAAAAAAACTCGGCAATTTTTTTAAGCGATTCGCCTCAAGAAGCCTATAATAAAATTCAAAGAGCAAAAACTGATTCTGAAAATAAAATTTATTTTAGCCAAGAAAAGCCGGGGATCAATAATCTTTTGAATATTTATATGGGCTTTACTGATAAAACTCAAGAAGAAACCCTTAATTTTTTTCAAGATCAATCCTATAAGTTTTTAAAGGAAACAGTCGGAACAATCGTTGCTAATTTTCTCGAAGATTTACAAAAAAAACACCAAAAAATGTTACAATTTGTTGATGATTTTGCAAAAAATGGGGCGAAAAAAGCAAATCAAATAGCAAATTCAAATTTAAAAACAATAAAACAAAAAATGGGGCTTTAA
- a CDS encoding IS1634 family transposase: MKKQNLVLFNVWGNSKDKLYKYVGWTQGYGKSPKRWFSLGNVQNLEKINPNAIQIIKEKLKLFSNLDDMHKVKIALLDSIKNSTIIEGSVFVGGELIEKLIEKHNIFESLPKSRHKNMKEIFNYLISKRITDPGSIINAFDKKDDYSNQINTSKNSFYRLLDLVFESQNQLLDSLNKMVTSELGKRDSEFYFDSSTVYFETFERNGLRIPGYSKDAKFKEDQIVIGLACDKNGIPFHIKVFKGNTGDSSTLIPFVLDVESKYNIKNMTIIADRGMSTAANIRFLESRNYNFIISYHAKVGTQKFKNYLLDPSDYVNVSADFKYKKEEFYSSYKNKRYTENIRRRIITYSTKRAIKDRKAREEQIQSFIKKQNKDGFIEVNKLFGKKPKYFKEISNMKFELDQSKIDKDKQFDGYYVYETNILNLNVLDIVGKYQKQWNIEANFRSLKGLLNIRPVFLRIDEHILAHTLLCFISLVILKTIIFKINKHIADKKLFENSQLTEVGLVTMLQKLRQRVEFNTLDQQITFKNRDGVPSDPNIWNRYDFYHDVLINQ, encoded by the coding sequence ATGAAAAAGCAAAATTTGGTTTTATTTAATGTTTGAGGAAACTCGAAAGATAAACTATATAAATATGTTGGCTGAACACAAGGTTATGGCAAATCTCCAAAACGGTGATTTAGTTTAGGAAATGTGCAAAATTTGGAAAAAATTAATCCAAATGCTATTCAAATTATCAAAGAAAAATTGAAATTGTTTTCAAATTTAGATGACATGCATAAAGTCAAGATTGCTTTACTTGATTCTATTAAAAATTCCACCATAATCGAAGGTTCGGTTTTTGTTGGCGGGGAATTAATTGAAAAACTTATTGAAAAGCACAATATTTTTGAATCACTTCCTAAAAGTAGACATAAAAATATGAAAGAAATTTTTAACTACTTAATTTCAAAACGGATCACCGATCCTGGCAGCATTATTAATGCTTTTGATAAAAAGGATGACTACTCAAATCAAATAAATACTTCCAAAAATAGCTTTTATAGACTCTTAGATCTTGTTTTTGAGTCACAAAATCAACTTTTAGACAGTCTTAATAAAATGGTAACAAGTGAACTTGGAAAAAGGGACAGTGAATTTTATTTTGACTCATCAACAGTCTATTTTGAGACATTTGAAAGAAATGGATTAAGAATTCCTGGTTATTCTAAAGATGCTAAATTCAAAGAAGATCAAATTGTCATTGGCTTAGCGTGTGATAAAAATGGTATTCCTTTTCATATTAAAGTTTTTAAAGGAAATACCGGCGATTCTAGTACATTAATCCCTTTTGTATTAGATGTTGAATCCAAATATAATATAAAAAATATGACAATAATCGCTGATCGTGGTATGTCAACTGCTGCAAATATTCGATTTCTTGAATCAAGAAACTATAATTTCATTATTTCTTATCATGCAAAGGTAGGGACTCAAAAATTTAAAAATTATTTACTAGATCCAAGCGATTATGTTAATGTAAGCGCGGATTTTAAGTATAAAAAAGAAGAATTTTATTCATCTTATAAGAATAAAAGATACACCGAAAATATTAGAAGAAGAATTATTACTTACAGTACAAAAAGAGCGATAAAAGACAGAAAAGCTCGCGAGGAGCAAATCCAAAGTTTTATTAAAAAACAAAATAAAGACGGTTTTATTGAAGTAAACAAATTGTTTGGTAAAAAACCTAAATATTTTAAGGAAATTTCAAACATGAAATTTGAATTGGATCAAAGCAAAATTGACAAAGACAAACAATTTGATGGCTACTATGTTTATGAAACAAATATACTAAATTTGAATGTTTTAGACATAGTTGGAAAATACCAAAAACAGTGGAATATTGAAGCTAATTTTAGAAGTCTAAAAGGTTTATTGAATATTCGCCCCGTATTTTTAAGAATTGACGAGCATATTCTAGCTCACACACTTTTGTGTTTTATCTCACTAGTTATTTTAAAAACTATAATATTTAAAATCAACAAACATATTGCTGATAAAAAATTATTTGAAAACAGTCAATTAACTGAAGTTGGTTTAGTAACAATGTTGCAAAAATTAAGGCAAAGGGTTGAATTTAACACTTTAGATCAGCAAATAACATTTAAAAATCGCGATGGTGTTCCTAGTGATCCGAATATTTGAAATAGGTATGATTTTTACCATGATGTGTTAATAAATCAGTAA
- a CDS encoding IS3 family transposase: MNNIKTFRSIDKDFVIHSDHGFQYTSKIYVDKINKMGGTVSLSRVGNSLDNREAECWFSIIKSECLNELDYSRITLEDLKKIIADYIFWYNNYRIQSILNRKTPQQYAMMLK; encoded by the coding sequence ATGAATAATATAAAGACATTTAGGTCTATTGATAAAGATTTTGTTATTCATTCAGACCATGGATTTCAATACACTTCAAAAATCTATGTTGACAAAATAAATAAAATGGGAGGAACTGTTTCGTTGTCTCGTGTAGGAAATTCATTAGATAATAGGGAGGCTGAATGCTGATTTTCAATTATAAAAAGTGAATGCTTAAACGAGTTAGACTACAGTAGAATAACTTTAGAAGATCTGAAAAAAATAATTGCAGATTATATATTTTGATACAACAACTATAGAATTCAATCAATTTTAAATCGAAAAACACCACAACAATATGCTATGATGTTAAAATAA
- a CDS encoding MIP/aquaporin family protein, whose amino-acid sequence MENIIYLSEFLGTATLILLGNGVNYSVSATKMFANQSGKWIVIALGWALGVLLGIMVANGIAPKISVAHLNPAVSIFFAINQKNAELLALIPLQILGAIFGQIILNTINWSHIKETKAEIIASCHHTGPAFKKSYVSNFLYEFIGTIVLLATIAFLDKSFQTMGPVIVALIVLSIGLSLGSSTGYAINPARDFGPRFIFFLTSFVLKKHNNFLNVNNWKEIYGFDYSWNPIIAPSLAAVLLGFAI is encoded by the coding sequence ATGGAAAATATCATTTATTTATCTGAATTTCTGGGAACGGCAACGCTAATTTTGCTAGGAAATGGCGTTAATTATTCTGTAAGTGCAACAAAAATGTTTGCAAATCAATCAGGAAAATGGATTGTTATTGCCCTGGGTTGAGCTCTTGGTGTGCTTTTGGGAATTATGGTTGCTAACGGAATAGCTCCTAAAATTTCTGTTGCCCATTTAAATCCGGCTGTTTCAATTTTTTTTGCTATCAACCAAAAAAATGCCGAACTTTTAGCGCTTATTCCTTTACAAATATTAGGGGCAATTTTTGGCCAGATAATCCTAAATACGATCAATTGAAGTCATATTAAAGAAACAAAAGCAGAAATTATTGCCTCATGTCACCACACCGGACCGGCATTTAAAAAATCTTATGTAAGCAACTTTTTATACGAATTTATCGGAACTATTGTCTTACTTGCCACAATTGCCTTTTTGGATAAATCATTTCAAACAATGGGACCAGTAATTGTTGCACTAATCGTGCTTTCAATTGGACTATCACTTGGTTCTTCAACTGGTTATGCCATAAATCCTGCGCGTGATTTTGGTCCAAGATTTATCTTTTTCCTTACTTCATTTGTCTTAAAAAAACATAATAATTTCTTGAATGTTAATAATTGAAAAGAAATTTACGGATTTGACTATTCATGAAATCCAATTATTGCTCCTAGTTTAGCCGCGGTTTTACTAGGTTTTGCGATTTAA
- the thrS gene encoding threonine--tRNA ligase, with protein MELKIDYELNHSTSHLLALAIKTLFPNVKLGIGPVYDDGFYYDFDLETPLSESDFGKIEKLMKKLVSKNLRIVQTEGNNLDFQSQIYKQELKSDLENKSEKVTYFSIVDQQNNILFEDLCAGRHLESLNQIKNFKLLKIAGAYWRGNSKNKQLTRIYGTSWDSKENLEKFLQILQERQERDHRRIGSKLKLFSFSHYFGLGFPVWLENGMKIHNKIRQKILEFDRNYGFREVLTPHFGHQSLYEISGHLQHYKDDMFSPIKVEDEALIPRPMTCPHHIILFSEQHFSYRNLPFRVSEQSRLYRYEKSGALSGLERVRAMDLTEGHIFVTKKQIFSEISHLFKMIQEVLDFFKIKVFYISFSKRDPQNKEKFFQDDLMWNQAENDLKQFLDQNNVKYVEKIGEAAFYGPKIDFQIKTALNKEVTISTLQLDFLLPQKFGISFTNEFNQKETPILIHRGLIGTYERFIAILLEQTKGKLPFWLSPKQIIVIPVGEKHYEYSKKIHEILFNLGYNSEIDLRSERITRKIREANLQKTAFQIIIGDEEIAKNEITYREFGSQESFKISLVDFIELLKNREKNV; from the coding sequence ATGGAATTAAAAATTGATTATGAACTGAATCATTCTACCTCTCATCTTTTAGCGCTTGCAATAAAAACACTTTTCCCAAATGTAAAATTAGGAATTGGTCCTGTTTATGATGATGGTTTTTATTATGATTTTGATCTAGAAACTCCACTTTCTGAGTCAGATTTTGGAAAAATTGAAAAATTAATGAAAAAATTAGTTTCAAAAAATTTAAGAATTGTTCAAACAGAAGGTAATAATCTTGATTTTCAAAGTCAAATTTACAAACAAGAGCTAAAATCTGATCTTGAAAACAAATCTGAAAAAGTGACCTATTTTTCAATTGTTGATCAACAAAACAATATACTTTTTGAGGATCTTTGTGCTGGAAGACATCTTGAGAGTTTGAATCAAATAAAAAATTTTAAACTCCTAAAAATTGCAGGTGCCTATTGACGTGGAAATTCAAAAAATAAGCAGCTCACAAGAATTTATGGCACAAGTTGAGATTCAAAGGAAAATCTTGAAAAATTTCTTCAAATTTTGCAAGAAAGACAAGAAAGAGATCACCGCCGAATTGGTTCAAAGCTAAAACTTTTTAGTTTTAGCCATTATTTTGGACTTGGTTTCCCAGTTTGACTTGAAAATGGGATGAAAATTCATAACAAAATTAGGCAAAAAATACTAGAATTTGACCGAAATTACGGTTTTAGGGAAGTTTTGACCCCTCATTTTGGTCACCAAAGCCTTTATGAAATTTCAGGGCACTTACAACATTATAAAGATGACATGTTTTCGCCAATTAAAGTTGAAGATGAAGCACTTATTCCGCGACCAATGACTTGTCCACACCATATAATTTTATTTTCTGAGCAACATTTTAGTTATCGGAATTTGCCTTTTAGAGTTTCAGAGCAATCTAGGTTGTATCGTTATGAAAAATCAGGTGCACTTTCAGGTTTGGAACGAGTTCGAGCAATGGATTTAACTGAAGGACATATTTTTGTCACAAAAAAGCAAATTTTTAGCGAAATTAGCCACCTTTTTAAGATGATTCAAGAAGTGCTTGATTTTTTTAAAATAAAAGTTTTTTATATTTCTTTTTCAAAAAGAGACCCACAAAACAAAGAAAAATTTTTCCAAGATGATTTAATGTGAAATCAAGCCGAAAATGATTTAAAACAATTTCTTGATCAAAACAACGTAAAATATGTTGAAAAAATCGGTGAAGCTGCTTTTTATGGTCCAAAAATCGACTTTCAAATTAAGACAGCATTAAATAAAGAAGTTACAATTTCGACTTTACAGCTAGATTTTCTCTTGCCACAAAAATTTGGAATTAGTTTTACTAACGAATTTAATCAAAAAGAAACTCCAATATTGATTCACCGTGGTTTGATTGGAACTTATGAGCGATTTATTGCAATTTTGTTAGAACAAACTAAAGGAAAATTACCATTTTGACTTTCACCAAAGCAAATTATCGTGATTCCCGTTGGTGAAAAACATTATGAATATAGTAAAAAAATCCATGAAATACTTTTTAATTTAGGGTATAATTCTGAAATTGATTTAAGATCTGAACGAATTACACGTAAAATTCGTGAAGCAAATTTACAAAAAACTGCTTTTCAGATAATTATAGGTGATGAAGAAATAGCAAAAAATGAAATTACTTATCGTGAATTTGGTTCACAAGAATCTTTTAAAATTTCATTAGTTGACTTTATTGAATTGCTAAAAAACCGCGAAAAAAATGTATAA
- the glpO gene encoding type 2 glycerol-3-phosphate oxidase — translation METKKLQKYDVVIIGAGIIGTNIAYELSKFKLKIAILETKKYVASETTTGNSGIIHCGFDPKPHKLKAKLNILGHKLWIENIFPKVNFPRQQAKSIVLAFDSEEEKIIHDLYERGIINGLSQSHLRVLSKKELETQHPLVSKQASLALECDNSWVIDPVKSSLAFLEIALKNGVDSYTNTKVVSISKNDQQLFEIETNNDENKIFQTKIIINAAGHYADEIGKLAGFSEFSQKQRRGQYLILKNHPDVKDVYFLVPQKYGKGVIVAPRPDGNILVGPTAEENIDKSKVNCLDFSLVEQIQKIGHKIIPTLDYQETIFALAGSRPIEIQDSDFVIRPSYKDPNFIFAAGMQSPGLSAAPAIALEIVKLVENQINLIKK, via the coding sequence ATGGAAACTAAAAAATTGCAAAAATATGATGTAGTTATTATTGGCGCTGGGATAATCGGCACAAATATTGCTTATGAATTGAGTAAATTTAAACTAAAAATTGCAATACTTGAGACTAAAAAATACGTTGCATCAGAAACTACAACAGGAAATTCAGGAATAATTCACTGCGGTTTTGACCCAAAACCACATAAATTAAAAGCAAAACTAAATATTTTAGGACATAAATTGTGAATTGAAAACATATTTCCAAAAGTAAATTTTCCTCGTCAACAAGCAAAAAGCATTGTTCTTGCCTTTGATTCAGAAGAAGAAAAAATTATTCATGATCTTTATGAGCGCGGAATTATCAACGGACTTAGTCAATCACATTTAAGAGTTTTATCAAAAAAAGAACTGGAAACTCAACATCCTTTAGTTTCAAAACAAGCATCTTTAGCCCTTGAGTGTGATAATTCTTGAGTTATTGATCCGGTCAAATCTAGTCTTGCTTTTTTAGAAATTGCCCTTAAAAATGGTGTTGATTCTTATACTAATACAAAAGTTGTTTCAATTTCAAAAAATGACCAACAGTTATTTGAAATTGAAACAAATAATGATGAAAATAAAATTTTTCAAACTAAAATTATTATTAACGCCGCCGGTCATTATGCTGATGAAATTGGAAAATTAGCCGGATTTTCCGAATTTAGTCAAAAACAAAGAAGAGGTCAATATTTAATTCTTAAAAATCACCCTGATGTAAAAGATGTTTATTTTCTAGTGCCTCAAAAATATGGAAAAGGTGTGATTGTCGCGCCTCGTCCTGATGGTAATATTTTAGTTGGACCAACAGCCGAAGAAAACATCGATAAATCAAAGGTAAATTGTCTTGACTTTAGTCTTGTTGAGCAAATTCAAAAAATTGGTCATAAAATTATTCCAACCTTAGATTATCAGGAAACAATTTTTGCACTTGCAGGCTCAAGACCGATTGAAATTCAGGATAGTGATTTTGTTATTCGACCTTCTTATAAAGATCCTAATTTTATTTTTGCCGCCGGAATGCAGTCGCCAGGTTTATCAGCAGCCCCTGCAATTGCTTTAGAAATTGTAAAATTAGTTGAAAATCAAATAAACTTAATAAAAAAGTAA